From one Labeo rohita strain BAU-BD-2019 chromosome 8, IGBB_LRoh.1.0, whole genome shotgun sequence genomic stretch:
- the LOC127170055 gene encoding uncharacterized protein C9orf43 homolog, with amino-acid sequence MRDFEASVDGAHCFRVLCSHPCCWDTERRCTRGIKRHAPARVRKHTLNDEDFPSLSIVNVSEWAGRGRPIKERPLYSADTEASLNDVSCVSLTKQTKDTQKIKRANPSFPDAVLPTSRMHNNMVKLNTVHVSPLMSCSELPQCPVVMWIPNPHHEPQWLHQNKSKSPNIAIKELVCLPSCQKPKPSIVANLRKKSNGCRRRGEKGINSTLEGAGSPRWVGIGFNPIPKTTPRHLCRSLLFKDSGCGSLDQKLPSLTTPHPNPNPNPNPNPNQSSSVSRALSMSLGSVKCWRGSHTHATPR; translated from the exons ATGAG GGACTTTGAGGCCAGTGTGGATGGAGCTCACTGTTTCAGGGTGCTGTGTTCACACCCATGCTGCTGGGACACCGAGCGCCGCTGCACCAGAGGAATCAAACGCCACGCTCCAGCACGCGTGAGGAAACACACTCTAAACGATG AGGACTTTCCATCACTGAGTATTGTTAATGTCTCTGAATGGGCTGGACGGGGGAGGCCGATTAAAGAAAGGCCACTGTACAGTGCTGACACAGAGGCGTCTTTGAATGATGTCTCTTGTGTTTCTCTCACCAAACAGACAAAAGACACTCAGAAGATTAAGAG GGCAAATCCTTCCTTCCCAGATGCCGTGTTGCCTACTTCCAGAATGCACAACAATATGGTCAAG TTAAATACAGTTCACGTCAGTCCTTTGATGAGCTGCTCTGAGTTGCCGCAGTGTCCAGTGGTCATGTGGATTCCCAACCCGCACCATGAGCCTCAGTGGCTCCACCAAAACAA GTCTAAATCTCCAAACATTGCTATAAAAGAGTTAGTCTGCCTTCCATCTTGTCAAAAGCCCAAGCCATCCATAGTG GCTAACCTGCGAAAGAAGTCTAATGGTTGTAGAAGGAGAGGGGAGAAAGGTATCAACTCTACACTAGAGGGCGCTGGCAGCCCACGGTGGGTTGGCATTGGCTTTAATCCTATTCCCAAAACCACCCCACGTCACCTCTGTCGCAGCCTACTGTTCAAAG ATAGTGGGTGTGGATCACTGGATCAAAAACTGCCAAGCCTGACCACACCACACCCAAACCCAAACCCAAACCCAAACCCAAACCCAAACCAGAGCAGTAGTGTCAGTAGAGCCTTAAGCATGAGTTTAGGATCAGTAAAGTGCTGGAGAGGATCTCATACTCACGCCACACCAAGATGA